In a genomic window of Pseudomonas mohnii:
- a CDS encoding polyamine ABC transporter substrate-binding protein, with product MRLLKSVVPVALTVLFSAVAQAQPQVSVYNWTDYIGETTLADFQAKTGIKVVYDVFDSNETLEGKLLAGRTGYDVVVPSNHFLARQVKAGAFLKLDREQLPNFKNLDPKLLALLEKNDPANAHSVPYLWGTNGIGYNVDKVKQVLGIDHIDSWAVLFEPENIKKLSQCGVSIMDSADEVFPAVLNYMGMDPRSENPEDFKKAEAKLLSIRPYVTYFHSSKYVSDLANGDICVAFGYSGDVFQAANRAKEAKNNVNIAYAIPKEGANLWFDLLAIPADASNPKQAHAFINYLLDPQVIAKVSASVGYANPNPPAKQYMDAELVNNPEVYPSQAVLDKLYISTTPPQSIMRLMTRSWSKVKSNQ from the coding sequence ATGCGTCTATTGAAGTCCGTGGTTCCGGTCGCGCTAACTGTTTTGTTCAGCGCCGTGGCCCAGGCTCAGCCACAGGTCAGCGTCTACAACTGGACCGACTACATCGGCGAGACCACCCTCGCCGACTTCCAGGCCAAAACCGGGATCAAGGTGGTCTACGACGTTTTTGACTCTAACGAAACCCTGGAGGGCAAACTGCTCGCCGGGCGGACCGGGTATGACGTGGTGGTGCCGTCCAACCACTTCCTCGCCCGCCAGGTGAAGGCTGGCGCGTTCCTCAAGCTGGACCGCGAGCAACTGCCGAACTTCAAGAACCTCGACCCGAAACTGCTGGCGCTGCTCGAGAAAAACGATCCGGCTAACGCCCACTCGGTGCCGTACCTGTGGGGCACCAACGGCATCGGTTACAACGTCGACAAGGTCAAGCAGGTGCTGGGCATCGATCACATCGACTCCTGGGCCGTGCTGTTCGAACCGGAAAACATCAAGAAGCTCAGCCAGTGCGGCGTGTCGATCATGGACTCGGCGGATGAAGTGTTCCCGGCGGTGCTCAACTACATGGGCATGGACCCGCGCAGCGAAAACCCCGAGGACTTCAAGAAAGCCGAAGCCAAGCTGTTGAGCATCCGTCCGTACGTCACCTACTTCCACTCCTCCAAGTACGTGTCGGACCTGGCCAATGGCGACATTTGCGTCGCGTTCGGTTACTCGGGGGATGTGTTCCAGGCCGCCAACCGGGCCAAGGAAGCCAAGAACAACGTGAACATCGCTTACGCCATTCCCAAGGAAGGCGCCAACCTGTGGTTCGACCTGCTGGCGATCCCGGCCGACGCCAGTAACCCGAAACAAGCCCATGCCTTCATCAATTACCTGCTCGATCCACAGGTGATTGCCAAGGTCAGCGCCTCGGTCGGCTACGCCAACCCGAATCCGCCCGCCAAGCAGTACATGGATGCGGAGCTGGTGAACAATCCCGAGGTTTATCCCTCCCAGGCAGTGCTCGACAAACTGTACATTTCCACCACCCCTCCACAGTCGATCATGCGTCTGATGACCCGTTCCTGGAGCAAAGTGAAGTCCAATCAATGA
- a CDS encoding NAD(P)/FAD-dependent oxidoreductase, which translates to MNQYTQEHTLSYYAASARGMAPRPELAGDLVADVCVIGGGFTGVNTAIELAQRGLSVILLEARRIGWGASGRNGGQLIRGIGHDVSGFARHIGADGVRYLEQAGVESVALVGQRIREHGIDCDLRWGFCELANTPAQFAGLKAEYAGLKASGYAHETRLIEPGQIREQVVNSGVYAGGLVDMGSGHLHPLNLVLGEAKVAESLGVRIFEQSPVLELIHGSTVQVRCAGGTVRAGSLVLACNAHLEELEPKLSGKVLPAGSYIIATEPLSAALASQLIPQNLALCDQKVGLDYYRLSADRRLLFGGACHYSGRDPRDISAYMRPQMLKVFPQLANVRIDYQWGGMIGITANRFPQVGRLSQHPNVFYAQGYSGHGLNVTHWCARLLGEAIHAGHSHGFDVFSAVPHMTFPGGRVLRSPLLALGMLWYRLREVLG; encoded by the coding sequence ATGAACCAGTACACCCAGGAACACACGCTCTCCTACTACGCCGCTTCGGCCAGGGGCATGGCGCCCCGGCCCGAGCTGGCCGGGGACCTGGTCGCTGATGTCTGTGTGATTGGCGGCGGCTTCACCGGCGTCAACACCGCCATCGAACTGGCCCAGCGCGGGCTCTCGGTGATCCTGCTGGAAGCCCGGCGGATCGGCTGGGGCGCCAGCGGGCGCAACGGTGGCCAGTTGATTCGCGGGATCGGTCATGACGTCAGCGGTTTCGCCCGGCACATCGGTGCCGACGGCGTGCGCTATCTGGAGCAGGCCGGTGTCGAATCGGTGGCGCTCGTGGGCCAGCGTATCCGAGAGCATGGCATCGACTGCGACCTGCGCTGGGGCTTTTGCGAACTGGCCAACACCCCGGCGCAGTTCGCCGGCCTGAAAGCCGAATACGCTGGGCTGAAGGCGTCGGGTTACGCCCATGAAACCCGCCTGATCGAACCGGGGCAGATCCGTGAGCAGGTGGTGAACTCCGGTGTGTATGCCGGTGGTTTGGTCGACATGGGGTCGGGCCATTTGCACCCGCTGAACCTGGTGCTGGGCGAGGCGAAAGTCGCCGAGTCCCTGGGCGTGCGGATCTTCGAACAGAGCCCGGTGCTGGAGCTGATCCATGGCAGTACCGTGCAGGTGCGTTGTGCCGGCGGCACGGTGCGCGCCGGCAGTCTGGTACTGGCCTGCAACGCTCACCTGGAAGAGCTTGAGCCGAAACTCAGCGGCAAAGTGCTGCCGGCGGGCAGCTATATCATCGCCACCGAACCGTTGTCGGCAGCACTCGCCTCACAACTGATTCCGCAAAACCTGGCCCTGTGCGACCAGAAAGTGGGCCTGGATTATTATCGGTTATCCGCCGACCGGCGCCTGCTGTTCGGCGGTGCCTGTCATTATTCGGGGCGCGATCCCCGAGACATCTCGGCCTATATGCGTCCACAGATGCTCAAGGTCTTCCCGCAATTGGCGAATGTGCGTATCGACTATCAATGGGGCGGCATGATCGGCATCACCGCCAATCGCTTCCCGCAAGTCGGGCGCTTGAGCCAGCATCCCAATGTGTTCTACGCCCAGGGTTATTCCGGACATGGCCTGAACGTGACCCACTGGTGCGCCAGGTTGCTGGGTGAAGCGATTCACGCGGGTCACAGCCACGGCTTTGACGTGTTCAGCGCCGTGCCGCACATGACCTTCCCCGGCGGCCGCGTTCTGCGTTCGCCACTGCTGGCGCTCGGCATGTTGTGGTATCGCCTGCGTGAAGTACTGGGCTGA
- a CDS encoding paraquat-inducible protein A — MATTAPLIICEHCDCVYEKVTLAKHQKTLCTRCGGVLQRYDGLTLQQRLALTLTALMLWIFANFYPVMSISLKGLKNSATLWDSVLALSLGPITFIAMVAAIAMIIAPIFQLFLLIWVLGFALAGRRSPAFKFCMRWLETLRPWSMLEVCLLGAMVAVIKLAGFLDVLPGIGLFALAILSLLMIRIAGRDIRELWDIL, encoded by the coding sequence ATGGCGACGACTGCCCCACTGATCATTTGCGAGCACTGCGACTGTGTGTACGAGAAAGTCACGCTCGCCAAACACCAGAAAACCCTGTGCACACGCTGCGGCGGGGTGCTGCAGCGCTATGACGGCTTGACGCTCCAGCAGCGTCTGGCATTGACCCTGACCGCGCTGATGCTGTGGATTTTCGCCAATTTCTACCCGGTCATGAGCATCAGTCTCAAGGGCCTGAAAAACAGCGCGACGCTCTGGGATTCGGTATTGGCCCTGAGTCTGGGGCCCATCACGTTCATCGCCATGGTGGCGGCCATCGCCATGATCATCGCGCCGATCTTTCAGCTGTTTCTGCTGATCTGGGTCCTCGGTTTCGCCCTCGCCGGCCGACGCTCGCCCGCTTTCAAGTTTTGCATGCGCTGGCTCGAAACCCTGCGGCCCTGGAGCATGCTGGAAGTCTGCCTGTTGGGGGCAATGGTCGCGGTGATCAAACTCGCCGGTTTTCTCGATGTGTTGCCGGGGATCGGCCTGTTTGCCCTGGCCATTCTCAGCCTGCTGATGATCCGTATTGCCGGGCGCGACATTCGCGAACTCTGGGACATCCTATGA
- a CDS encoding paraquat-inducible protein A, whose product MTTPPVARELGLCLCHSCGLACDMTHEPHECERCGAPLHRRKTNSLTRTWAYLVTALVFYIPANLLPVMNTKMVGHGADSTIMSGVLEFWEAGAWDIALIIFIASIAVPGVKFVAITLLLVTVKRDSQWARKERSQLYRFVEVIGYWSMLDVIVVALVASLVKFQALADIEPRPGILFFGLVVVFTMLSAMSFDPRLIWDEKPQAPHNEEVTDEATSH is encoded by the coding sequence ATGACAACGCCTCCGGTGGCCCGTGAACTCGGCTTGTGCCTGTGTCACAGCTGCGGGCTGGCCTGCGACATGACCCACGAGCCCCACGAATGCGAGCGCTGCGGCGCCCCGCTGCACCGGCGCAAAACCAATTCGCTGACCCGCACCTGGGCCTACCTGGTCACCGCCCTGGTGTTTTACATCCCGGCCAATTTGCTACCGGTGATGAACACCAAAATGGTCGGCCATGGCGCCGACAGCACCATCATGAGTGGCGTGCTGGAGTTCTGGGAGGCCGGTGCCTGGGACATCGCCCTGATCATTTTTATCGCCAGCATCGCGGTGCCTGGCGTCAAGTTCGTGGCCATTACGTTATTGCTGGTGACGGTGAAACGCGACAGCCAATGGGCACGCAAGGAACGATCACAGCTGTACCGCTTCGTCGAGGTCATTGGTTACTGGTCCATGCTCGACGTGATAGTGGTGGCCCTGGTGGCCTCGCTCGTGAAGTTTCAAGCCCTGGCCGATATCGAGCCACGGCCCGGCATTCTGTTCTTTGGCCTAGTGGTGGTGTTCACCATGCTGTCGGCGATGAGTTTCGATCCGCGTCTGATCTGGGATGAAAAACCGCAAGCCCCACACAATGAGGAGGTCACGGATGAAGCAACTAGCCACTGA
- a CDS encoding intermembrane transport protein PqiB, with the protein MKQLATEGAQVPGPAPIKTRRFNVSLVWIVPIVAVLVGISLVVHSILQEGPTITITFKTGDGLTANKTEVKYRNVVIGQVSDVELSNDQKSVNATVKLAKQAESFTREDSKFWVVRPRIGAGGVSGIDTLLSGDYIGADIGLANARAKNFKGLENPPPITYGEPGKRFTLHTQDLGSLDIGSPVYYRKIPVGQVVAYALDPDGKGVNIDLFIHAPNDQYVTENTRFWNASGVDVNVGANGFAVKTESLSALLVGGIAFRAPEYSPNDKPAAEEYTYELFEDQQTALAPPNGKAQYLALRFDQALRGLKVDAPVEFQGVEIGKVVGVNLDFDAQKRSFPVNVGIVIYPQRLGQAHQKMLKALNHDPNDEAGGVRLIGSFIENGLRAQARTGNLLTGQLYIALDFYPKAEKVTFDANMRPVMIPTIPGNLEQLQEKLEAMVAKINQLPIERIASNLDSNLVELRKSLGQFNAKTLPGVHNTLTDVSKTLQTANSTLQSAHSTLADDSPQREKLDQTLNELGRTSRSLRDLADYLGRHPESLIRGRPDNAAPMDLQGPPSK; encoded by the coding sequence ATGAAGCAACTAGCCACTGAAGGGGCACAGGTGCCTGGGCCGGCGCCGATCAAGACCCGCCGTTTCAACGTATCGCTGGTCTGGATCGTGCCGATTGTCGCGGTGTTGGTGGGCATTTCCCTGGTGGTGCACAGCATCCTGCAGGAAGGGCCGACCATCACCATCACCTTCAAGACCGGTGACGGCCTGACGGCGAACAAGACCGAGGTCAAATACCGCAACGTGGTGATCGGTCAAGTCTCGGACGTGGAACTGAGCAACGACCAGAAAAGCGTCAATGCGACCGTCAAACTGGCCAAGCAGGCGGAGAGTTTTACCCGCGAAGACTCAAAATTCTGGGTAGTACGCCCGCGTATCGGCGCCGGCGGGGTGTCGGGCATCGATACCCTGTTGTCCGGGGATTACATTGGCGCCGATATCGGCCTGGCCAATGCCAGGGCGAAAAATTTCAAGGGCCTGGAAAACCCGCCCCCCATCACCTACGGCGAACCGGGCAAACGCTTCACCCTGCATACGCAGGACCTGGGGTCGCTGGATATCGGCTCTCCGGTGTACTACCGCAAGATCCCGGTCGGCCAGGTCGTGGCCTATGCGCTGGACCCTGACGGCAAGGGGGTGAACATCGACCTGTTCATCCACGCCCCCAATGATCAATACGTCACCGAGAACACCCGTTTCTGGAATGCCAGTGGCGTCGATGTGAACGTCGGCGCCAACGGCTTCGCGGTCAAGACCGAATCCTTGTCTGCCTTGCTGGTCGGCGGCATTGCCTTCCGTGCGCCGGAATACAGTCCCAACGACAAGCCGGCCGCGGAGGAATATACCTATGAATTATTCGAGGACCAGCAAACCGCCCTGGCCCCACCCAATGGCAAGGCGCAATACCTCGCCCTGCGCTTCGATCAGGCTTTGCGCGGGCTCAAGGTTGATGCTCCGGTCGAATTCCAGGGCGTGGAGATTGGCAAGGTGGTCGGAGTCAATCTCGATTTCGACGCGCAAAAACGCAGTTTCCCGGTCAACGTCGGGATCGTGATCTATCCACAACGCCTGGGTCAGGCTCATCAGAAAATGCTCAAGGCCCTGAATCATGACCCCAACGATGAAGCCGGCGGTGTGCGGCTGATAGGTTCCTTCATCGAAAACGGCCTGCGCGCCCAGGCTCGCACCGGCAATCTGTTGACCGGCCAGTTGTACATCGCCCTGGACTTCTACCCGAAAGCGGAAAAAGTCACCTTCGATGCCAATATGCGCCCGGTCATGATTCCTACGATTCCTGGCAACCTCGAACAACTGCAGGAAAAACTCGAAGCCATGGTCGCCAAGATCAATCAACTGCCGATCGAGCGCATTGCCAGCAATCTCGACAGCAACCTGGTCGAATTGCGCAAAAGCCTGGGGCAGTTCAACGCCAAGACCTTGCCTGGGGTGCATAACACGCTTACGGACGTGAGCAAGACCCTGCAAACAGCCAACTCGACGCTTCAATCGGCCCATTCCACCCTGGCCGATGATTCGCCACAACGGGAAAAACTGGACCAGACCCTGAACGAACTCGGGCGCACATCCCGTTCATTGCGTGATCTGGCGGACTACCTGGGACGGCATCCGGAATCCCTGATTCGCGGTCGCCCCGACAACGCCGCGCCGATGGATCTGCAAGGACCACCGAGCAAATGA
- a CDS encoding PqiC family protein, whose amino-acid sequence MVFPLKMTLIAALAVLAACRSDPIQFHTLTPAQLSSPGSTTDIRIESLIVPPQVDRPQIVVREGNTGMAILETQWWGASLVDELRSALLDQMVNSNPQRKLSVRLEVQRFDSIPGQYGLLDVKWRLRNGEEILMTCRSTLQTPSGPSIDELVAAQQNNVKRLAALISQAASGTRSSCPSA is encoded by the coding sequence ATGGTTTTTCCGCTGAAGATGACGTTGATCGCAGCGTTGGCAGTGCTCGCCGCCTGCCGCAGCGATCCGATACAGTTCCACACCCTGACCCCGGCCCAACTGAGCAGTCCGGGATCAACGACAGATATCCGGATTGAAAGCCTGATCGTCCCGCCCCAGGTCGATCGTCCACAGATCGTCGTGCGCGAGGGCAATACGGGCATGGCGATCCTCGAAACCCAGTGGTGGGGGGCGAGCCTGGTGGATGAGTTGCGCAGTGCCCTGCTCGATCAGATGGTCAACAGTAATCCGCAACGCAAACTCTCGGTGCGCCTGGAAGTACAGCGTTTTGATTCGATCCCCGGCCAATACGGACTCCTTGATGTGAAATGGCGCCTGCGCAACGGCGAGGAGATTCTGATGACCTGTCGCAGTACGTTGCAGACCCCTTCCGGGCCATCCATCGATGAACTGGTGGCGGCACAACAGAACAACGTTAAACGCCTCGCTGCGCTGATCAGCCAGGCCGCCTCGGGCACGCGCTCGAGTTGTCCGTCAGCCTGA
- a CDS encoding histidine phosphatase family protein: protein MINSFSHKGSQPPVQAKRLLKSLLTLGGVLLVAALVTGFVWWQKSPVNLVDAGTQIRAQLLQEWAAGEVVVLVRHAERCDRSTNPCLGPPDGITRLGSEAAKAVGQGFLGLGMTQADVLSSPLTRTMQTAYYMFGKDAQAQDWLATCGSTLRNDVVAHKRAGHNLVLVTHSGCISDFEAQTGFKHAATSEYGSSLFVHIANDGELQIVGIVKAEDWHLLSNQKH from the coding sequence TTGATCAACAGCTTTTCGCACAAAGGATCGCAGCCCCCCGTTCAGGCAAAGCGCCTGCTCAAATCGTTGCTGACGCTCGGTGGTGTGCTGTTGGTTGCCGCGCTGGTGACCGGCTTTGTCTGGTGGCAAAAATCCCCGGTCAATCTGGTGGACGCCGGAACGCAAATCAGGGCTCAACTGTTGCAGGAATGGGCAGCTGGTGAGGTGGTCGTCCTGGTGCGCCATGCTGAACGCTGTGACCGCTCAACCAACCCTTGCCTGGGGCCGCCTGACGGCATCACCCGCCTGGGCAGTGAAGCGGCCAAGGCCGTCGGGCAAGGCTTTCTGGGCCTGGGGATGACGCAGGCCGATGTCCTTTCCAGCCCGCTGACCCGCACGATGCAAACCGCCTATTACATGTTTGGCAAAGACGCGCAGGCCCAGGATTGGCTAGCCACTTGTGGCAGTACCCTGCGCAATGACGTCGTGGCGCACAAGCGTGCCGGACACAATCTGGTACTGGTAACGCACAGCGGATGCATCAGCGATTTTGAAGCCCAGACCGGCTTTAAACATGCCGCAACCAGTGAATATGGCAGTTCATTGTTCGTGCACATCGCGAACGATGGAGAGCTTCAGATAGTCGGCATTGTCAAGGCAGAAGACTGGCACTTGCTGTCTAATCAAAAACACTGA
- the arnT gene encoding lipid IV(A) 4-amino-4-deoxy-L-arabinosyltransferase, producing MLFSERWILCALAVAFVAFYLLPLMSHGLWIPDETRYAQISQEMLLSGNWVSPHFMGIRYFEKPIAGYWMIAIGQAVFGDNLFGVRIASALSTGLSVWLVYLISRRFWNDPRKSFACALFYMSFGLIAGQAGYANLDPQFTLWVNLSLVMLWFAIDSRTSRGRLGAWALLGFACGMGFMTKGFLAWLLPALIALPYMLWQRRFKEMLGYGSLAVLVAIIVCLPWVLAIHHQEPDFWNFFFWNEHVRRFAADNAQHARPWWFYLPMMVVSSLPWAAMLPTTFIEAWKNKRQPVFAFLLLWLLLPLAVFSMSSGKLPTYIMPCLLPLAVLMGHAVTELLAHARGRTIRINGWLNVVIATGALLALLYLQATREIYANTEMFSLSMVYIVLVGWIIANALQILRPLELWAMPALGIWLLVALLPAAMPSQIVDSKMPDRFIAEHLESLKQTTSLLSNDLGAASALSWLMKRPQVDLYNITGELKYGLSDPAMASRKVTKENVGQWMTEARKKGSVGVVMRVNSVDEIQEVELLPIDGQRFQRGNLEVLIFPQSRP from the coding sequence ATGCTTTTCAGTGAGCGCTGGATCCTGTGTGCCCTGGCTGTGGCGTTCGTGGCGTTCTACCTGCTGCCACTGATGTCCCATGGCTTGTGGATTCCCGACGAAACCCGCTATGCCCAGATCAGCCAGGAAATGTTGCTGAGCGGTAATTGGGTCTCACCGCACTTCATGGGTATCCGTTACTTCGAAAAACCCATTGCCGGTTACTGGATGATCGCCATCGGGCAGGCGGTGTTTGGCGACAACCTGTTCGGGGTGCGGATCGCGTCGGCGTTGAGTACCGGCCTGAGCGTCTGGCTGGTTTACCTGATCAGCCGCCGTTTCTGGAACGATCCGCGCAAAAGTTTTGCGTGCGCGCTGTTTTACATGAGTTTCGGGCTGATCGCCGGCCAGGCCGGCTACGCCAACCTGGACCCGCAGTTTACGCTCTGGGTCAACTTGAGCCTGGTCATGCTGTGGTTCGCCATCGACAGTCGCACGAGCCGTGGTCGGCTGGGGGCCTGGGCATTGCTGGGCTTTGCCTGTGGCATGGGCTTCATGACCAAGGGGTTTCTCGCCTGGTTGTTGCCGGCGCTGATCGCCCTGCCCTATATGCTCTGGCAGCGCCGTTTCAAGGAAATGTTGGGCTATGGCTCACTGGCGGTGCTCGTTGCGATCATCGTGTGCCTGCCATGGGTGCTTGCCATCCACCACCAAGAACCGGATTTCTGGAACTTCTTCTTCTGGAACGAACACGTGCGCCGGTTCGCCGCCGATAACGCACAACACGCTCGTCCCTGGTGGTTCTACCTGCCAATGATGGTGGTTTCGAGTCTGCCGTGGGCTGCGATGTTGCCAACGACTTTCATCGAGGCCTGGAAGAACAAACGCCAACCGGTCTTTGCTTTTCTCCTGCTCTGGCTATTGTTGCCATTGGCCGTGTTCAGCATGAGCAGCGGCAAGCTGCCGACCTACATCATGCCGTGCCTGTTGCCGCTGGCAGTGTTGATGGGACATGCCGTGACCGAGTTGCTGGCCCATGCGCGAGGCCGGACGATTCGCATCAACGGCTGGCTCAATGTCGTCATAGCCACTGGCGCCTTGCTGGCGTTGCTCTACCTGCAGGCGACCAGGGAAATCTACGCAAATACCGAGATGTTCAGCCTGTCCATGGTGTACATCGTGCTGGTTGGCTGGATCATCGCCAACGCCTTGCAGATCTTGCGCCCCCTGGAGCTTTGGGCGATGCCGGCACTTGGCATCTGGCTGCTGGTCGCGCTGCTGCCTGCCGCCATGCCGAGCCAGATTGTCGACAGCAAAATGCCCGACCGGTTTATCGCCGAGCACCTGGAAAGCCTGAAGCAGACCACGTCATTACTCAGCAATGACCTGGGTGCGGCCTCGGCGCTGTCCTGGCTGATGAAACGCCCACAGGTCGATCTCTACAACATCACCGGCGAGTTGAAATACGGCCTCAGCGACCCGGCCATGGCTTCGCGCAAGGTGACCAAGGAAAACGTCGGGCAGTGGATGACCGAGGCACGCAAAAAGGGTTCGGTCGGCGTGGTGATGCGGGTCAACAGTGTCGATGAAATTCAGGAAGTCGAATTACTGCCCATCGACGGCCAGCGTTTTCAACGCGGCAACCTGGAAGTGCTGATCTTCCCGCAAAGCCGGCCCTGA
- a CDS encoding iron ABC transporter substrate-binding protein yields the protein MISRLPSFLKKALLATALVSAGHVYAADSVGIVVYNAQHEGLTKAWVEGFTQETGIPVTLRNGDDTEMGNQIVQEGAASPADVFLTENSPAMVLVDNAGLFAPVDKTTLEQVDSAYRPAHGKWVGIAARSTVFVYNPSKLPETQLPKSIMDLAAPAWKGRWAASPGGADFQAIVAAILEQKGEAATLEWLKAMKTNFTAYRGNSSVLKAVNAGQIDSGVIYHYYSLVDQSKTGENSQNTALHYFKHKDPGAFVSISGGGVLASSQHKEQAQAFLKYVTGKEGQDTLKNGNSFEYAVGKNAQSNPKLVPLQQLDAPTVDASKLDSKKAVELMTQAGLL from the coding sequence ATGATTTCCCGTTTGCCGTCATTCCTGAAAAAAGCCCTGCTGGCCACCGCCCTGGTGAGTGCCGGCCACGTGTATGCAGCCGACAGCGTCGGTATTGTGGTTTATAACGCGCAGCACGAAGGCCTGACCAAGGCGTGGGTCGAAGGTTTTACCCAGGAAACCGGTATTCCCGTCACCTTGCGTAACGGTGATGACACCGAGATGGGCAATCAGATCGTGCAGGAAGGCGCCGCGTCGCCAGCCGATGTGTTCCTGACTGAAAACTCTCCAGCCATGGTCCTGGTCGATAACGCGGGTCTGTTCGCCCCCGTCGACAAAACCACCCTGGAGCAAGTCGACTCCGCTTACCGCCCGGCCCACGGCAAATGGGTCGGCATCGCCGCACGCTCCACCGTATTCGTCTACAACCCGAGCAAGCTGCCGGAAACACAACTGCCGAAATCGATCATGGACCTCGCTGCGCCAGCCTGGAAAGGCCGCTGGGCCGCATCGCCGGGCGGTGCCGACTTCCAGGCCATCGTCGCCGCCATCCTGGAGCAGAAAGGTGAAGCCGCGACCCTTGAATGGCTCAAGGCAATGAAAACCAACTTCACCGCCTACCGGGGCAACAGCTCGGTGCTCAAGGCGGTCAATGCCGGGCAGATCGACAGCGGCGTGATCTACCACTATTACAGTCTGGTCGATCAATCCAAGACCGGTGAGAACAGCCAGAACACCGCCCTGCACTACTTCAAACACAAGGATCCGGGTGCCTTTGTCAGCATCTCGGGCGGCGGCGTCCTCGCCTCCAGCCAACATAAGGAACAAGCCCAGGCATTCCTCAAGTACGTGACGGGCAAGGAAGGCCAGGACACGCTCAAGAACGGCAATTCGTTTGAATACGCCGTGGGCAAGAATGCTCAATCCAACCCAAAACTGGTGCCTTTGCAGCAGCTTGACGCGCCAACTGTCGATGCTTCCAAACTCGACAGCAAGAAAGCCGTGGAGCTCATGACTCAGGCCGGACTACTTTAA